The following nucleotide sequence is from Myripristis murdjan chromosome 22, fMyrMur1.1, whole genome shotgun sequence.
GTTGTATAGTTTTTTTCGGATAAAATGTTACTTTTGTAAAGGCTTCAACATCACAGGGGCATCCAACTGcctttgaataaaaaaagccCTGCAGTGTCCCTTTTGTGCCACTGTATTCCAGTGGATGTTTTATATTAATACCAATGAACATTTTTGAATAATGTCAGAATAATGTAAACATCCATCACAATCCATTAAATGCTCCTAATTATGTAAAATCTCGAATGATCCCTTCCCAGCTCCCTTGACAGCAACTGTGTAGTAGATCTTTCAAGTGTATCTTGATTGATGACTGAATTGCCATATTGCCCAGCCAGCGAGCATGTGTGCCTCTTGGTAGCTGCTATGATTTGGTGAGGGATCATAGTAACTTAGTGGTAGAAGGGATACTGCAGTGAATGATTTCTATTTCCAGGTAtagcaaaaagaaaactgtgCTATTCAATCCCGGTTTTGTATACAGTTAACTCCCTCTCAATAAAATCATTACAACCACCttttgaaaaaaagatgttagCAGTTTTAAACTATTGTTGGTGGCCAACAACGTTTTTTGCATTCCTGCAAATAAATTGTTTTATACTGTAAAATGGAGGTGAGTGTAACTTATTTTTGTAATAAAGTTTTTGATTTCTATCTGTGTCTTACTGTTTGGATGACATCTTACTGAGGAGCCAACACTGAGCTATTAACTGGCTGATGTTTGATACCTGTGAAGGTTCAGATTTGGCAGCTGTCCTGAGGTTTGTAAACTGGCAAGGGAATATTTTGGAGTCTAcatgtgcttttgttttgaatcaTCTTAACGTATGCTGATAGATGTGATAGAACAGATACTATTTTTCCGATGTTGACTAACTGGTAAACAAGTACATCTgcaagtgcagaaaaaaaaagaaatccaaaatGAAATTTGTCTTAAGGAGGAAAAccacaaaaaggcaaaaatctCTTGCAACCACATAAGCAATGAATGTCTACATAATACAGTCTATGGTGTGTTGTGACAGTGGGAACCAGGGACTCCCACGAGGCCTTTAAGAGGGGGTCCACAATATTTTGGCAATAGTCCATGCATTACAGGTCAGCCCAAAATACATGAGCTTGACTGGTCTCActctcctccagcaggggggCTGGCAGGCTGGGGAGCGGCGGGGCGGGGGGAGGCTTCACTGGACGGTACTTCATGAAATGGAGGCGTGTTGCTGAGTGTGGATCCGTCTGGGTGAGAGTGTAAATCACATGAAAGGGTCTGGGGAAACCCCGCAGTCACCGTAACTCGTTCATTAGCAGGCCCGGctatttcactgtcatttcatATTCCCTCTCTGAACGGCTAAAGCTGCCAGGAGCAAAACTtactgctttttatttatttaataataataatgaaaatcgCACACACCCAGCTTAATCAGTCAGAGGCACTGTTGCGTTTTCCGTGAAGTtggtgaattttattttattctcattacgtgtttgtgtcattttgacACGTCTGTGTATGGCGCTAATGATTCATGCTTGATCCATATCGAGTTTGTATTGCTGTTAATGTGCACATGGGCTGTAGACTGTATGAATGACAGTGTTGTACGGgagatatttatatatacatagtCCATACGTGTACCTGGCGGCCTTGGTAGACTACATGATGTTGCATGTTGCTGCAGTGGACAGAGCGGAGGTGACATCATGCGTCTCCAACGCTGAAATCCAGCGCGCATTGCCccacaatggagagaaaatgacagtttGAGGACAGCGGCCATTAGCCCCACAGCAGCAGACCTTACACATTACCATCCATACAGTGATGAAGTTGGATAATTGCCACTAATTCCGGCGGTGGCTTGACAGCGTCGCCGATCCTGCGTTGTTCCTACAAGAAGGCAGCCTGCGTATTTACTCTGCCAATTTATGATGGTGTCGCTGCTGGACTGCATAAACAGTGGAAAAATGGCCCATAACATCCGCCACACAGCACCTCTTACGGTAAGAGCTGGGGCAGGTCTGTCTAGTTTTTTCAACCTGCCACTCATATAAAAACAATGagtgatgaaaaagaaaatggcaaTATTTTGAATTAACATTGGTCTGTGTCGCAGCTGTACGCCCTGGTTGTTTTGGAGACGGTCGATCCATAATGCCCTCTGTATTTTACAGTAATATGCATGTGCGCAATCACCCAAAGTCAAAACAATGGGATGCATCAGAGCTTATCTGCAGAGAATAAGACACAGGATGAGGCTGGACCGGCTCAGGGAGCTGGGCCGCCAGTACCCGGtcttctgcttcctgctgctggtcctgctgctgtCCACCCTGCTGCTGAACAGGTACAGGTCATGTCACTCCATGAAGACCACTTAGCATGACACCTCTGACACCTCTCCTCTGGTTCTTTTGGGAGACTTAAGTTGTTACATTAATTAACATAACCATGTTGTTTTGCACAGATATATCCACATTATAATGGTGTTTTGGTCCTTCCTGGCTGGAGTCGTCACTTTCTACTGCTCTTTGGGGCCAGAGTCTCTGCTGCCCAACATCTTAGTCTCCATCAAGCCAAAGATCAAGGTGGGTCAGAAAGCAAGGATATATGAGCAGCTAGATAAGCCGAGAAAGTTAAAAAATGGATTAAGTTGTAGGCCTACCAATATGGATAAAACaatgttttctgctgttgtgGTTAGATAGATGAATGGATATTTAATGGCATGGTGATTGAAGACTTGCAATATTAAAGGccctctgcagctgcagcatgatGGGTAGCTtcctcattattattgttgatgtAAGTGCagatgaagcacacacacaaaaacactggatGTCTGAGTGTCTCTGTCTTTCGTCCAGCCCTGTTTTTCATTACTGGGTTTTTCCTTAATCCACTTCAACTTTCTCTTCTCAGTCTTACCAACAGGAGCTGTTTCCTCTGGGCCACAGTTGTGCCGTCTGTGGAAAAATCAAGTGCAAAAGGCATCGGTGAGTTAGCTGCTTGTGTTTAGTGGTGTAGTGGTATTTGAACATGTGGGTGTGTTGTGATCATGCCAATTGTATTTGTTGCAGTTGGTTTGTATTCCCTTTGATTGCACCGCTGTGCTGCTGTCAGGCATGAATTTGCTtatgcaaataaaaagcagagaACACTAATTAAAGAGTGATCTTGCTGAAGGCAAACAGGATGGTAAACTGGTAAGACCACTGTCAGCTCTCTGGGATCATacaggagtttgtgtttgttatcCTGCAATTACATTACCATAACATCTGGTTTATCAAAATGCATTCAATTCATATTTTCAGCTGGTAACAGCTGTAATTGTTACAGTGTCCATTAGTGGGAATAGTCTCATAAAGGCCCATATGATTTCTAAGAGTTCTGTGTCCTGTAAAAGCTGTGGATAAACAAATCTAATTTGCATACAGTTTTTGGATCAGAGCAGAGTGCTTAATGTtacactgccctctagtggcagATAGTAtctttacatttaattttgttttttaactccCTGATAGACCAACTTTATTACTGGAAAATTATCAGCCTTGGCTTGACCTGAAAGTTCCCTCTAAAGTGGATGCCTCTCTGTCAGAGGTAATGTATCAGTATACATCATTATTAATTATCACTGACAATAAGATCATCTGTTAGtaatatatttctgttttgtttcaagaTTCTGGAACTGGTTTTGGAAAACTTTGTGTATCCTTGGTATAGGTAAGCCATcttcctgtaattttttttttccataatacAAAATCCAGCAGAGGTATACATTTTATGAAAGAAATGGCTTTAACATTGTTTCTGTGGCAGGGACATCACTGATGATGAAGCATTTGTTGACGAGCTGAGGGTGACTCTGCGTTTCTTTGCGGCTGTGTTGGTTCGTCGAACACAAAAGGTGACAAAGAGACCGTATGTATTTAAAGTGTTAGTCTGCCCATTGAGTAATAACATGAATGATTTTAAATTCGCTATTGTTGTTACAGGTGGATGTGGCATCCCTCATCACGCAAAAGCTGCTTAAAGTTTCCATGAAGCACATTGAAATAATAAGcaaagcaagacagagaggtACTGTTAATATGCATCACCTCGTGTCCTTTTATTATTGTCAAGAGCAAACAAAAACCTCTTTGCTTGTTGTTCTTGTCTTTAGTGAAAAATGCAGAGTTCCTGCAGCAAGCTGCCCTGGAGGAGTACGGTCCTGATCTCCATGTAGCTCTTCGCAGTCGCAGAGACGAGCTTCTCTACCTCAGGAAGCTGACTGAGATGCTCTTCCCCTACATCTTGCCGCCCAAGGCTTCAGACTGCAGGTAACTCAGTGCTGTGACTGTAAAGGTCACGCAACGCCCACATACTTTAGAAGAAAGGAGAAGCATCTGTGACTGTTGACCCTACAGAAAGGTAGCTAAAGGTTAttattctctcctcttcctttcttctgttTCCCACTGTCTTACCTGTCTGCTCCTCTTAGATCTCTTACTCTCCTGATAAGAGAAGTCTTGGCTGGTtctgtcttccttccttccatggACTACTTGGCTGATCCTGTGAGTGTAGACACATTAAGGaccttttctgctttttctgaaTCCACATCAAGCAGAGTCATGAATCGGAAACACTCTGCTGACAGTGTTTCTCAGCTCAAAACTactcttgatttgtttttgaaaaagtcCATAGATAGGCCAGTTTACTAGGACTACGGaggaggacttttttttttcttaggaaccaaacaatataaaaaacaccCTAAAATACAGATTTGTTACATATGACAGTTTTTTGTGAACGTAATGATTGGTGTCTTTCAATTTCAGGACACCGTGAATCAtctgattttgatatttatcGACAACTCCCCGGTAAGTAAACACTGGACACTGATGTTTAAAGATGAGGCTGTATGAattctttatatttatatttatatttatatgttacTACATGGTGTATATTATGTTTCAGAGTGGATCAGTGACagtgttttctgtgcatttgtgttctTCTAGCCTGAAGAAGCCACAGAGCCCACCTCAATTTTGGTCCCTTTCCTGCAAAAATACTCTGATGCTCGCAACAAAAAGCCCTCAGTAAGTCCAGTAGAACATATTGATgcatattcaaaatgctgttgCTGTCTTCTGAAAAGTTGGTAATTGTGATGTGAGTGCaatgcattgttttcttttggttATTTATCGACTGGTTTTGACGCACCAAACAAAATAAGGGTGAGGGAGGAGatttctttcttcctgctgATTTTTGTCTCCATGTTCCCGCTATCTCCATCCTTCACGCCCCCCTCAGGTGCTGAAGCTGGAGCTGAAGGAGATCAGGGAGCAGCAAGACCTGCTCTTTCGTTTCATGAACTTCCTGAAGCAGGAGGGGGCCGTCCACGTGCTCCAGTTCTGCCTCACAGTTGGTAAGCATTGCCCCTAAACATGCTCTCAGATGTAGTCAGAAAACACACCAGCTCTGTCTACGTGGACAGAGCGGCCTTGCCATTGGCAGCACTTCAGGTGTTAGTCAACTTAAGCTATTTGTAAGTGTCTTTGGTATCTTGTGATTGAGTTTTCTTGTGGCCATGAATAAACCTGAAAACAGAATACACTTCCAGCAAATATTGTATGAAAAAGGTGTGGCCTCTAGCTGCCCTTTTTGACTGGACACTAGGCAATTTCTAATACAATAGAAAATCATAATCcaaatagtaatagtaatacaAATTACTGCTCATAACCATTACGTGGTCTGAATAAGTGCAGACCGTAAACCAAAAGCGAAAGGAGAGCGATGTCTACATGCCACTGTGACTCATTTAAGCCTGATCTTAATTGGGAATCGTAGCATTAGATTAACCAGTTTATTCTAATGGCATTTAAGTGCGTCTTCCCAAAGTGAAATTCTATTTGTATGTAAACTAAGCCATTGATTTGCTCTCTCACCAGCAAACCGAAGTTATTCTTTTCCCCCCTTAAATCTTCCCCACCTTTGGTATTAGACACgaagcaaacagaaaagtaCCAAAGGTTTACACTGCTTTCTCTGAGTGCTCTTCCAAAATGTTTGTCCAACTTAGATGAATCAAACAGTAGGTATcccatttgtctctgttttaGCTCCAAGAGATTCTTCCTTTCTCAGTCTGAAATCGGCAGGTTTACAAAACTCATTAAAGGCTCTTCATAACCTTTGCAGTCAGAATGATCAAAGTTATGAAGCTGGGTTGGACTGATACAGGTTTTTATGATTGACACCTATTCGATACTTTTTGTTACTGCTGATAGCTGATATTCTGTGCTGTGTTTCAATACTTTTGAAAATTTGACAGTTACTATGCTAAAAAACTAAACAATAAAACTATGACTTGAGTAGAtctcatttattaaatattagagtaaacaatatcaacaaagaaaatattgcaAAATGATTCACAAGCTACTGTCAAACAATATTAAAGCTAATTAAAGTTATTCTTTTATATTGGAGATGGAAGACATGGACACGCTGATAACTGATATTCAACGAAGGGGCAGATATTAGACCAAAATTACTGGTAAACTGATAAATCGGTCTAACACTGTTATCAGCTCTTTTTGCTCCTTAGAAAGTGAGTCTTTTTTTCACCTTCTCAGAGGAATTCAACGACAGGATCCTCTGCCCGGAGCTGTCGGACTCAGAGAAAATGATGCTTCacgaggaggtgaagaagatcTACGAGACCTACTGTTTGGACGAGAGCATCGACAAGATCCGCTTCGATCCCTTCATCGTGGAAGAAATACGCAACAGTAGGTGAAAGGGATGTCCTCTGAACCAGCCAAGTCAGAATTTATTGAGAAACCAGTCAGCTCACTGTTGGAAACGAAAAAGCTGATGTAGAAAACAGTAATTTACAGCTCAGgggtttgttaaaattgtgttttgtgttctttGCTTCAGTTGCCGAGGGCCCGTATGTGGAGGTGGTGAAGTTACAGACGATGAGGTGTTTGTTTGAGGCCTATGAGCACGTCCTGTCTCTCCTGGAGAATGTCTTCACCCCCATGTTCTGTCACAGTGATGAGGTAAGCCTctataataatcaataaatcaataaatcactcAACTCGCTTCCCCCTGCCAGTCAGCTCTCTCCCTTATCGGCATCTGCCTGGCACGCTCTGAGTTATAAACACACTCTTTTCAATTGTTTTGGAATAAAAGACTCAATCATAATATCTCCCGCCAGTTTGACAGGATATGTCAGCAATATTGCAATAAGCACACGCTGCTCCTGAATCCTGATATGACTCATAATCAGATCTACGCCGCGTTTACCGAGCAACGTCTCAGATTTAGGATTCGACTCTCCTGCGCAGCTCCTCTTCTGATCTTCCTGCCGCCAACCACGACTGACCGTGTCATCGATACCAGACACACAACTGGCCAATGGGGTCACGCTGGCGTCGCGCCAAGCTGTCAGGCCGGATTTCACCCCTCACAGGCTCGCTCATTGAATACAGCTGGGCGACCCAATAAACAGCCATTGTCCACTGCACTGCCACTGTCCTGCATGAATAGTGTGTCTGGAAAGTAATGATATTCCTGATACCATTGTTTCTGCGGAGTATTAATCAAAGGCGGTGGTGCTGCGTCTTGGAACTGAAGTGGAAGCAACAAGGCTGACTTAAACCTTTGTGTCGGCTCTGAATTTCATCCCCGCTCCTATCCCCGTCCCAAATGAAactgtgttatttatttgtacGTCATAACGAGGCCATTAGATACATTGTGCTGCTctataatattgataatatacCAGCAGGGGTGTGAATCTCTGGTTTAACATTCATTCAGTTCGATTCAGTGACGATTTGATTCAGCACCAAAATTAAATATCTGTCAGAACTATGACTATGACTGAACAAAATGAgaacccaaacgcacgactcAAGAGTTCAACTAAAgaaatttaataagaaaaagtagcaacacaaaactcaagacaaagtaacaactgagattcactataacaaagtagcaaccaaaatcactcttaacGAGGAATAACTagaacaaaggcaagacaaaagtatcaaagaaacaagagaacaaaacaatgacaaaacaaagtaacaaaggaaatacaTAACCTGACATGAGACTTGACTTGGCGTGGCGTGACAAGGacaaacaagacgaagcaggaccaaacaagacgaagcaggacgaactcgcacaggacaagggaaacacggactatatatacacacacacaaggtaatggtgaacaggtggaaacaatcagggcgtggcagacaatcagactggagggaaacacacaaggggaagggcaagtgacctgacacaagaggagagtgggatatcaaaataaaacaggaagtcacgagacaagacacaagaacaaaacctaacaaaacaaaacataattttcatggcatgacagtaccccccccctctagggacggctcctgacgtcccaaaCAGTCTCTAGGGCACAGGGATGGATGGCCGTTgtaagacggggggaggaggaggccaaaacaaaaatctccagGGCGCAAGGatccatggacgaggcggtgctctggcagACGACCAGGGCGCAAGGATCCATGGACGaagcggtgctctggcggacggccggGGCGCAAGGatccatggacgaggcggtgctctggcggacggccggggcgcagggaaccatggacgaggcagagctctggcggacggccggggcgcagggaaccatggacgaggcggcgctctggcggacggccggggcgcagggaaccatggacgaggcggcgctctggcggacggccggggcgcagggaaccatggacgaggcggcgctctggcggacggccggggcgcagggaaccatggacgaggcggcgctctggcggacggccagggcgcagggaaccatggacgaggcggcgctctggcggacggccagggcgcagggaaccatggacgaggcggcgctctggcggacggccagggcgcagggaaccatggacgaggcggcgctctggcggacggccagggcgcagggaaccatggacgaggcggcgctctggcggacggccagggcgcagggaaccatggacggggcggcgctctggcggacggccagggcgcagggaaccatggacgaggcggtgcactggcggacggccagggtgCTGGCGGTCAAGGCGGACCCACCCtggatggctgcagtgtgggtgGGGCCACACTGCAGAGCGACCATAAcgtcctgcagtgcagacttgGGACCGCCAGGCAGCGGAAGCAGCAGGGTTAACTCTGGACcgcagggcagcggcgacgtggactctggaccgcagggcagcggcgacgtggactctggaccgcagggcagcggcgacgtggactctggaccgcagggcagcggcgacgtggactctggaccgcagggcagcggcgacgtggactctggaccgcagggcagcggcgacgtggactctggaccgcagggcagcggcgacgtggactctggaccgcagggcagcggcgacgtggactctggaccgccgggcagcggcgacgtggactcgggaccgccgggcagcggcgacggcgacgtggactcgggaccgccgggcagcggcgacggcgacgtggactcgggaccgccgggcagcggcgacggcgacgtggactcgggaccgccgggcagcggcgacggcgacgtggactcgggaccgccgggcagcggcgacggcgacgtggactccaggccgccgggcagcggcgacgtccactccaggccgccgggcagcggcgacgtccactccaggccgccgggcagcggcgacgtccactccaggccgccgggcagcggcgacgtccactccaggccgccgggcagcggcgacgtccactccaggccgccgggcagtgGCGACGTCCACTCCAGGAACTTGAACAGGGACTGGGGTCTgggcagccagtcgggctcggggaactgtgacatggactggggccgggacagccagtcgggctcgaggtactgtgactgtgacatggactggggcagtgGGTCCGGCTTGGGGAACTGTGACAGGAacctgggcagccagtctggtacggggaactgggacaaggGCAGTGGCTGGAACACCCAGTCTGGCTCGGGGCACTGGGACAGGGGCAGCCAGTCCAGTTCGGGGTACTGGGGGAGGAACCAAGACCGGGTCCGGAACAGCCGGTCGGGCTTGgcaaactgtgacatggactggggcagccagtctggacctgggaactgggacCGGGGCAGCCACTTGGGTTCGAGGtactgtgacagtgacatggACCGGAGCAACCTGTCTGaccctgggaactgggactggggcagccaatctggttctgggaactgggacaggtacTGCTCGGCTGCTAAGGCTAGTAGCTGGGCCTGCTAGGTTGCAGAGGCTAATAGCTGGACCTGCTAGACTGCAGGGGCCGGTAGCTGGAatagctaggctgcttgggctgctaggactggtagctgggctagctaggctgcttggactggtagggCTGGTAGGGCTGGTAGCCTGGCTGCttgggctggtagctaggctagctaggctgctatggctggtagcttggctgcttggactggtagctaggctgctaggactggtggcttgactcacttggttgctggggctcgtggcttgactcacttggttgctggggctcgtggcttgactcacttggttgctggggctcgtggcttgactcacttggttgctggggctcgtggcttgacacACTGGGCTGCTTGGGCTCCGGGCTAAGCTTGCCAGGGTGCCGAGGCTGATGGCTGGGCTGCGACTAGCACGCTGTAGACCCGCAAGCCGGcgcctggccagctggtggctaCGAGGGCCCCCAAAGGCCAGTCGGGTTCCCTGAAATGGGCTCTGGAAcggagcagcaggacaggcaacagggagctgctgtggcacatGAGACTGGGGTGCAGGTCGGGAGGACATATCAGTCCACAGCCGCTGACAAAATATAATGACCTCTGCTGGGGTCATTTCCCGCTCGTTCATTTTGTCAGCTGTTCTGAGTCGGCTGGGTTCTGGCTGGCGAGTTCGTTCTGTCAGAACTATGACTATGACTGAACAAAATGAgaacccaaacgcacgactcAAGAGTTCAACTAAAgaaatttaataagaaaaagtagcaacacaaaactcaagacaaagtaacaactgagattcactataacaaagtagcaaccaaaatcactcttaacGAGGAATAACTagaacaaaggcaagacaaaagtatcaaagaaacaagagaacaaaacaatgacaaaacaaagtaacaaaggaaatacaTAACCTGACATGAGACTTGACTTGGCGTGGCGTGACAAGGacaaacaagacgaagcaggaccaaacaagacgaagcaggacgaactcgcacaggacaagggaaacacggactatatatacacacacacaaggtaatggtgaacaggtggaaacaatcagggcgtggcagacaatcagactggagggaaacacacaaggggaagggcaagtgacctgacacaagaggagagtgggatatcaaaataaaacaggaagtcacgagacaagacacaagaacaaaacctaacaaaacaaaacataattttcatggcatgacaATATCCGTCAATAAACACAGGCAATGATGCAAGACTAAccttttttaatgtgaaaaaaataatcaggcAACAGCACTACTTTAACATTGTTCCCTAATAAAAACTTCATTGACAAAAAAGGTGCAGTTAatagtgttttgtttgattgtcaCATCGTTTGGTCCTTTTTCTCTGAATGAATCATGAATGAATCCATTCAAAGCATTTTATATTGTTCAGGGCAGTTCattccatttatttcttttattagaTATTAGATATTAGTGCAAATTATTTGTCTCCATGTCCTTTTCTAGTACTTCCGGCAGCTTCTGAGAGGGGCCGAGTCCCCTGCCAGGAACTCTAAGATGAGCAGGTAGGTGTCACTcctctccttgtgtgtgtgtctatggttgtgtctgtgtgtgtgtgtgagtgtttgtgtgtgtgtgtgtgtgtgtgtgttcacctaaCTCAAGGAAAGCTCACCTGTAATGTTCACCAGTGTTGATGATTGATTAGTTTGCTGTCAGAATGCACAGATGAGCACCTTCGCTGATTTTGAATCAGAAGACACACCGTGGCATTTGCCCCCCAGTGCTCCTCTGTGCTTTCTGAAaggcatttgtttgttttgcctggTTCTTTAGTTGGTATTTGTTAATTGTTCACAAGTCTCTGTATCCCAGTGGCCATGACACAGAAAAGTCAGAATCCAGTATGTGCCAGCTGCCTCGAATGTGAATGTATTCTCACTTTCAGTTTGGGTTCATTCAAATTAATTGTGCAAAATTGTAATCCAgcagtacatttttatttattttattggatGTTTAAACTGTGCAATATAATGAAAGCTTTCCTTGAACTGAAAGTGACTCGATCAGAGCCCAGGAGTcacctgttgtgtttttttttttttttttctttttttttaatcacggGGTGTGGTGTCTGTGCGGCCACGGGGCCCTGCCACTAACTCCTTGTGCATATTGTTCCAGAAATAGCGTCAGTCTGGATGACATTCGGTGAGTATATGGCATCAGTGTGGTGATCAGAACAGTGGCTGGCTGGGGCAGTACTGCTGCACGCAAGATGCAAAAAGAAACTACATTCTTGCCTGCCTGTGGTTTACAGAAGAAGATGTACTGCCTTTTTAACAGATTCAACAGATTTAACTGATTCTCTGCTGCAATCAGTGGTTCAAGTCTGTGTTTACTGGAGATGATATACCTTTACTGCTtgatatttgtttcattttgtgctaGTGCTGTGAATGCAGGCTCTAGAGAAGACagatctgattaaaaaaaaatcttaatcagCTAAAGCAAGAGTCATGCAGCTGACcaaatttttgttttgactttctCAGATTTAATTGCAGTGATTTTTGTAGTTTTCAATATTACAGAATCTGTAATATATCCAAAA
It contains:
- the LOC115354156 gene encoding sorting nexin-14-like isoform X3, whose product is MGCIRAYLQRIRHRMRLDRLRELGRQYPVFCFLLLVLLLSTLLLNRYIHIIMVFWSFLAGVVTFYCSLGPESLLPNILVSIKPKIKSYQQELFPLGHSCAVCGKIKCKRHRPTLLLENYQPWLDLKVPSKVDASLSEILELVLENFVYPWYRDITDDEAFVDELRVTLRFFAAVLVRRTQKVDVASLITQKLLKVSMKHIEIISKARQRVKNAEFLQQAALEEYGPDLHVALRSRRDELLYLRKLTEMLFPYILPPKASDCRSLTLLIREVLAGSVFLPSMDYLADPDTVNHLILIFIDNSPPEEATEPTSILVPFLQKYSDARNKKPSVLKLELKEIREQQDLLFRFMNFLKQEGAVHVLQFCLTVEEFNDRILCPELSDSEKMMLHEEVKKIYETYCLDESIDKIRFDPFIVEEIRNIAEGPYVEVVKLQTMRCLFEAYEHVLSLLENVFTPMFCHSDEYFRQLLRGAESPARNSKMSRNSVSLDDIRNTSKRGESFGISRIGSKIKGVFKSTTMEGAMLPSYGLVEGEDDMVEEAMMVLEDDSPMEAACTPSTPRNLSAWNITIPYIDFYDDDVKRERIPVFCIDVERNDRKAVGHETEHWSVYRRYLEFYVLESKLTEFHGSFPDAQLPSKRIIGPKNYEFLTSKREEFQEYLQKLLQHPELSNSQLLADFLSPHSMESQFLDKMLPDVNLGKIIKSVPSKLIKEKGQHLEPFIQSFFNSCESPKPKPSRPELTILSPTSENDKKLFNDLFKNNANRSEMAEKRHNQNYFMEMITVEGVYDYLMYVGRVVFHIPDWLHHLLMGGRILFKNTLEAYTDYYLQYKLNQVVQEHRLVSLITLLRDAVFCESSQPRSAHDKQRRAKKTFEEMMSYIPDFLGKCIGEEAKYEGIRLLFDGLQQPVLNKQLTYVLLDIAIQELFPELNKQVQKETSVMAPWM
- the LOC115354156 gene encoding sorting nexin-14-like isoform X4, whose protein sequence is MGCIRAYLQRIRHRMRLDRLRELGRQYPVFCFLLLVLLLSTLLLNRYIHIIMVFWSFLAGVVTFYCSLGPESLLPNILVSIKPKIKSYQQELFPLGHSCAVCGKIKCKRHRPTLLLENYQPWLDLKVPSKVDASLSEILELVLENFVYPWYRDITDDEAFVDELRVTLRFFAAVLVRRTQKVDVASLITQKLLKVSMKHIEIISKARQRVKNAEFLQQAALEEYGPDLHVALRSRRDELLYLRKLTEMLFPYILPPKASDCRSLTLLIREVLAGSVFLPSMDYLADPDTVNHLILIFIDNSPPEEATEPTSILVPFLQKYSDARNKKPSVLKLELKEIREQQDLLFRFMNFLKQEGAVHVLQFCLTVEEFNDRILCPELSDSEKMMLHEEVKKIYETYCLDESIDKIRFDPFIVEEIRNIAEGPYVEVVKLQTMRCLFEAYEHVLSLLENVFTPMFCHSDEYFRQLLRGAESPARNSKMSRNTSKRGESFGISRIGSKIKGVFKSTTMEGAMLPSYGLVEGEDDMVEEAMMVLEDDSPMEAACTPSTPRNLSAWNITIPYIDFYDDDVKRERIPVFCIDVERNDRKAVGHETEHWSVYRRYLEFYVLESKLTEFHGSFPDAQLPSKRIIGPKNYEFLTSKREEFQEYLQKLLQHPELSNSQLLADFLSPHSMESQFLDKMLPDVNLGKIIKSVPSKLIKEKGQHLEPFIQSFFNSCESPKPKPSRPELTILSPTSENDKKLFNDLFKNNANRSEMAEKRHNQNYFMEMITVEGVYDYLMYVGRVVFHIPDWLHHLLMGGRILFKNTLEAYTDYYLQYKLNQVVQEHRLVSLITLLRDAVFCESSQPRSAHDKQRRAKKTFEEMMSYIPDFLGKCIGEEAKYEGIRLLFDGLQQPVLNKQLTYVLLDIAIQELFPELNKQVQKETSVMAPWM